CGACCGTCAGCCACTGCCGCCATGAACAGCCCACGCAGAAATGCCTCCGCATAATCGCGAAAGAACATGCGGGCGAATTGGGGAAGCGCGTATCCTACTGAGTGCGCGATTCGGGCTAATCGGGCCTCTTCCTCTGGGGACAAGATGCCATCCTCCATGGCCTCCCCAAGGGCAATAGCAAACCTGTTTCGCGCAAATTCGAGATGGATGTCTTTTGCTTTTGCTTCAGAAATCTCCAAACATTGCACGATTGACCGAAGGGCCTGCTGTTCTTTTTGTGTGACAACCTCATCGGCCCACGCTCGTTCTAGGACGTACCGGTAAACGTTTTCCTTGGCAAGTTCCAGCTCATCAGGGTTAACGTCCCACCCCTGCAGCATGCTCGACACAGAAAATTTTTCTTGATTAGTCACGAGGCCGTGATAAAGCAGACGGGTCAACTCCTGAACCCTCTTTTCCCGATCGGGGTCAATCAGCTTTTGAACTGTTTTCTTGACCCACTCAGCGAGCTTTGCCATGATGATCCCCTTTGCTCGGTTACTACCACTCCTATCTGATCCTCGGGATTCCAGATACTGAATCCATATTCTCTAAAAACGTATTCGTGTGACAAGGTAGCAACGAGAAAGTTGCCCCCAGCCCGCATCATTATCGGTGTTCCGAGCGTCTCATGGAAGATTAGCCGTTTCGCTACCCTATTCACGGTTTTTTGCGGCACGAACGGCACCGGCACCCCGGCACGGATTTGTGTGGAGATAATATGCAGCCCGCGGGCCTCTTCCGGAAGAACCTGTTTCGGAGGCATGTGCTTATCACGTCCTTTTTCCGGAGGGACCCACTTGTCAGGTCCGCCGTTCAATGTTTGATCATCCATTCCCGTTCGCCGGGGACTGAAGTCCTGCGGCGAAAGCGGGGCTAAAGCCCCGCACTCCATGGAGTGCGGCGATTTATCGCCGCTTTTTAGTGAAGGCTTTAGCCTTCACAACCCTGCCGTTTGCGGCGTCGGAGGGACCTGCTTGTCAGGTCCTTTTTTCGGAGAGACCCGCTTGTCAGCCTGCGAGGTTCCACTCCAATCTACTCGGGTTTCGGTAGAGGCAATTCATGAATGGCCCCTACAGCGTCGGAAAAACCTGCTTGTCGGGTCCGATTAACACCGATTGATGACCTATCCCACCTCACCGGGCACGACGAGCGTGCCCCTCCGAAAACAGTCCGGAGGCACGTGCTTGTGACGTTCGCATTCGGACCAACCCCTTTCGGAGGGACCTGCTTGTCAGGTCCGCGTTCAATGTTTGATCATCCGTTCCCGTTCGCCGGGGACTGAAGTCCCCCGGGGAAAGCGGGGCTAAAGCCCCGCACTCCATGGAGTGCGGCGATTTATCGCCGCTTTTTGGTGAAGGCTTTAGCCTTCACAACCTTGGCGTTTGCGGCGTCGGAGGGACCTGCTTGTCAGGTCCTTTTTTCGGAGAGACCCGCTTGTCAGCCTGCGAGGTTCCACTCCAATCTACTCGGGTTTCGGTAGGGGCAATTCATGAATTGCCCCTACAGCGTCGGAAAAACCTGCTTGTCGGGTCCGATTAACACCGATTGATGACCTATCCCACCTCACCGGGCACGACGGGCGTGCCCCTCCGAAAACAGTCCGGAGGGACGTGCTTGTCACGTTCGCATTCGGACCAACCCCTTCCGGAGGGACCTGCTTGTCAGGTCCGCCGTTCAATGTTTGATCATCCGTTCCCGTTCGCCGGGGACTGAAGTCCCCCGGTGAAAGCGGGGCTAAAGCCCCGCACTCCATATGGAGAGTCCGCACTCCGCTGGTTAAACGGTAGAGGCAATTCATGAATGGCCCCTACAACACATTGAGCCTTTGGCCTGTCCCAGCTCCAAACGAAAACTGGGGATGCATCCTACGCCCACCTCATTGCATGGCTGCGCCTCAGGCGTTATGCATAGGAATATTTCGCTTGCGTCTTGTGGGAAGATCGGAGGCCGGTGCCGTGGGTTCGGAAGTTGAAAAAAAGGGGGCGGGTGTCGCCAGATGTCTCGTGGACGAACTCGGAGACGTCGGCCATCGGGAAAACATCCATAACGCACACGCCGGTTATGTGGGCGTGAACGAATCCAGGTAGTGCTGGGAACTTGCAGCTCTGGGAGCGCCGCGATGAAGATCAACGGTTATCTTGTCCTGTGTGTTGCCATTGCGTCGCTGGGTGGTTTGCTTTTTGGCTTCGATACGGCCGTCATTTCGGGGACGGAGAAGGCGCTTCAGAATCTTTTCCATTTGTCGGGTTTCTGGCACGGATTCACGGTGGCGAGCGCACTGATCGGGACGGTCATCGGCTCGCTGGTGGCGGGGTACCCGGCCGATCGCTGGGGGCGGCGGGAAACGCTTATCCTCATCGCCGTCCTCTATTTTGTTTCGGCGGTCGGAAGTGCCCTGGCGTGGGATTGGTATTCTCTTGTGTTTTTCCGGTTTATTGGCGGGCTGGGGGTCGGGGGGTCGTCGGTTGTGGCGCCGATGTATATTGCCGAAATCTCGCCGCCCAAATGGCGGGGCCGGTTGGTGGCGGTCGTGCAGTTCAATATTGTGTTCGGCATTCTGCTGGCGTTCTTTTCAAATTACTGTATCGCGCTGCTTAACTTGGGGGATGTGGAATGGCGGTGGATGCTCGGTGTGGAGGCGTTTCCGGCCGGATTGTTCTGGCTGCTTCTCTACTTCACGCCCCAGAGTCCGCGCTGGTCGGTGGCCCGGGGACGCTGCGAGCAGGCTCGCGCGGTCTTTGAAAGGCTCGGTGCTTCCCGCGAAGAGGCCGAGGAACTCGTGCGGGAGGTGCAGGCTTCGCTCCATGACACGTCCCTCGATGAACCGCTCTTTTGTCGTCGCTATCTTCGCCCGGTGCTTCTGGCCATTGCCATTGCCGCCTTCAATCAGCTTTCTGGGATTAATGCCGTGCTCTACTACGCCCCACGAATTTTCGAGATGGCAGGGGCCGAGAAGGATGCGGCGTTTCTCCAGGCCGTGGTGGTTGGCGGGACGAATCTCATCTTCACGCTGCTGGCCATGAGCGTCATTGACTATTTCGGCAGAAAATTCCTTATGCTCGTGGGATCCATCGGCTATATTGTCAGTCTGGCGACCACGGCGGCGGCCTTCTACGTCTATGGCACGCACTTCGATCGGCTGGGCAACATCATTGTGCTAGCCAGTCTCGTGGTGTTTATCGCGTCCCACGCCTTTGGTCAGGGGGCAGTGATCTGGGTGTTTATCAGTGAAATCTTTCCCAACACCGTCCGCGCCAAGGGACAGGCCCTGGGAAGTTTCACGCACTGGTTCATGTGCGCGTTGATCTCCTGGACCTTTCCGGTGATTGCCGCGGCGTCCGGTGGACATGCCTTCGCGTTTTATGCGGCGATGATGGTCCTGCAACTTCTGTGGGTGATCTTCGTCATGCCCGAAACAAAAGGAATCCCGCTGGAAGAAATCGAGCGTCGGCTTTTGGGAACGGATTCCGCTTCTGCGGCCGCGGGGTCCACCAGGTCGTGCTCCTGAAGGGAGAAATCCGCCATGAATCCAATCGCGGTCATCGTGCTGTTAGCAGGGGGGTGGGTGGTAGCTGGGATTTCGGCCGCCAGTGAAAACGGAGAACGCCCCGTTCGTCCGGATATTCTCGTGGACGATTTTGAGCGTGATTCTTACGCGCCCTGGGTGGCCGAGGGGGAAGCGTTTGGTCCTGGCCCCGCCCCCGGCACGCTCCCGCGGCAAATGGAAGTGACCGGCTATCACGGCCGTCGGCTGGTCAATTCGTATTACGGTGGGGACAGTACGGTGGGGATGCTGACGAGCCCTCCCTTCACAATCGAACGGCGCTATCTCGCCTTTCTCATAGGTGGAGGGGGCTATCCGGAAGAAACCTATATGGAGCTTCTCGTGGATGGGAAAAGTGTTCGTCGGGCAACCGGTCCGAACACCGCACCCGGCGGCTCGGAGGAGCTGGATTGGGCCGTCTGGGACGTCCATGAGTTTGAAGGCCGCACCGCTGTCCTGCGGATCGTCGATCGCCGCACCGGCGGTTGGGGGCACATCAATGTGGATTACATTTTTCAAACCGATCGCAATCCGCTGGAGCAGCTCAAGCCCCTGGAAACAACAGTTCAATCACGGTACCTGCTACTTCCGGTGGCCGGGGAAGGACCGCGGACGCATTGTCGCATTCTCTTGGGCGATCGGGTCCTCCGCTATTTCGACATTCAAATTGCCGCAGACGATTCGGATGTGAGATTTTGGGCGGCAATTGATCTGCGTGATTATCGCGGCCAGACGGTCCGCTGGGAAATCCGTCCCCGCTCTGCCCGCGTTCTGGTGGAAAAACGCCTTCGGCAGAGCGACGCACCGGTTTGGCCGGAGAACCTCTATCGGGAAGCGTATCGGCCGCAGTTCCATTTCTCACCGCGGGTGGGTTGGACCAACGATCCCAATGGCCTGGTGTACTACGATGGCGAATATCACCTGTTTTTCCAGCACAATCCCTTTGGGATTCAGTGGGGTAACATGACCTGGGGCCACGCGGTGAGCCGGGATCTGGTCCACTGGGAAGAGATCGGTGACGCCATCCTTCCTGACGAGCGGGGCACGATCTTTTCAGGGTCAGCGGTGGTCGACCTCGATAATACGTCGGGGCTTGGTCGGCCTGACCAGCCGCCTCTGTGTGCGTTTTACACCGCCGCCGGTGGCCACTCCTACCAACCCTGCCCGTTCACTCAGTGCATTGCCTACTCGCTGGATCACGGTCGCACCTGGAGCAAATACCCTGGCAATCCTGTGGTGGATTTCATTGCCGATGAGAATCGTGATCCAAAGGTCTTCTGGCATGAGGCAAGTCGGTGCTGGATCATGGTGCTCTACGTTCGGCGGGACGCGTTCTCGATCTTTTCTTCCCCTAACCTGAAAGAGTGGACCCTGGAGAGCGAAGCGGCGTTTCCCACGGCCCATGAGTGTCCCGAACTATTCCCGCTCGCGGTGGAGGGAGAGCCAAACGAAGTCCACTGGATCCTGTGGACGGCCTCCGGCAACCATTTGATCGGCCGATTTGATGGGCGTCGCTTCACCGCGGAAAGTGACGTGCTGCGGAGCGAATGGGGAAAGAACTGTTATGCGGGACAGACATGGAACAACGCACCGGGCGGCCGGCGGGTTTTCATCGGATGGATGAATTCCGACGGTTCCGCGTATCCGGGAATGCCTTTCAACCAGCAGATGACGGTGCCCCGGGAGTTGACGCTCCGCCGCACGCCGCAAGGATTAAGACTTTTCGCCCGTCCCATCCAGGAACTTGAATCACTCCGCGCGAAATCGGCACGATTCCAGGGAGTTGCTCTGGGAAATGACAGCCCATCGCAATCCTGGCCGGTGGGCGATCTTCTGGATATCCGCCTTGCTGTGCAGAATCGGTCGGCAGAGCAAATCATTTTGGAGGTGAAAGGTGTCAGGCTGTCATGGTCCCCGGTTCGGGGAGAGCTGGAATGCCTGGACCGACGGATCACCGATTTGCCGAGGGATCGTCCTCTCCACCTGCGATTGCTCGTGGATCGCACGTCGCTGGAAATTTTTGCTTTGGACGGCAGTTACGTGATGTCGTTCTGCTGGCCATTTGGTCCGAAGCCGGGGCAGTTCACGATCACGGCACGGGGTGGCGACGCGGTGATTGAATCTCTGGAAATTCACGAACTGCGTTCGATCTGGGAAAACATCACACGCCAGGGCGAACAGGAAAAGCCGGGCGGTTGAAAAGACCCTCCAGAATCTGCTCCAGCCGTTCCATCCGGCGATCAAAACCGTAGTGCGTTTTCACATGCTGGCGGGCGTTTTCCCCAAGTGCCACTGCCCGGGAACGATCGGTCACCAATTGCTTCACCGCTTCGGCCAGGGCACGGTCATCCCCTGGCGGAATGAGAGTTCCCGTCTCGCCATCGCGGATGAGTTGGGGAATTCCCCCCACGGGGGTTGTCACGACGGGCACGGCCATGGCCATCGCTTCGAGGAGGACGTTGGGCAGTCCTTCGCGGAGACTGGACAGAATGAACACGTCCATAGCCGCATAGTACGGCCGGGGATCCGGGGTGTGTCCGACCAGAGTCACGTGCTGTTCCAGAGAGAGGTCGCGGATCGTGTTGTGAAGCTCGTCCCTGGCCGGACCATCGCCCACAATGAGCGCGCGCACTGACAGACCGTTCTCAATGAGCCGGGCCAATCCGCGAAGCAAGGTGCCCAAATCTTTCTCGGCGGAGAGCCGACCCACATAGCCCACAACCGGGCACGCAACGGACAGACCGAGTCGCCGTTTGGCGTCTTCGCGTGAGGAAGGCGGTGCAAACTCTTCGCAATCCACGCCGTTGGGTAATACCTCGCAGATTGACGGTGGTATCCCGGCACGTATGCATTCTTCACGCAGCGAGGGCGAGACGCACACCACCCTGTCGAACCCCCGGAGACACAATTTGTGGATGAAATGGTAAAAATGGACCCGGGGAGCGTAAACACCCCACCCGTGCACGGTGCTCACGAGCTTCATCCGGTGACCATGGTGAAGGAGCCAGCCCAGTGCATCGGCCTTGTAGTCATGCCCATGCCAGATTACATTGCCCAGCTTGCGAACGAGTCGAAATAGCCGAGTGACGGTGCGAAAATCGAGCGGGCCGCGATCCTCGAGGTCAATCAGGGACACATCGAGTTCCCGTCCACGGTTGCGGATGACCTCGAAGGCGGGATCAGCGGGTGGATGGAGGTAGACGATCTGCACGGGCCAGCCGCGTGCCTTCAACCATCGTGCGCCCAGAAGAATCGTCTTTTCCGGACCTCCGCCGGCTCCGGTGACGGTGCGGACTTCCAGAATGGTGGGACGCGTAACGGAAGGCGGCATGGCGACAATGCTTCACGCCCCGATCACTTCCAGGGCCACCTGAATCTTGCCGAACGGGGCACTCACCTGAACTCCAGCCACGCGATCGCGGATTCGCTCGATGGCCTGTCGGGCGATTTCAATCCCCATTTTGAGTTGATCTTCCCGGCTGGTGACGGAGGCCATTTTTTCCATCACCCAATCCGGAATGACCACGCCGGGGACTTCATTTTTCAGGAACGTGGCGTTGCGAAGGCTGGCCAGCGGCCAGATTCCCGCGATGATCGGAATGCCGTAGTGCTGTACCTTGTCCAGAAATCGCAACAGGGCGTCGGGGTCGAAGACCGGCTGAGTGATGGCGAACTCGGCCCCGGCCTCCACTTTGCGGCGAAAGCGGTCGAGTTCGCGGTTTTGATCGATCGCCGTGGGATCCAGACCGACGCCGATGACCGCGGCGGTCGGTGGATCGATGGGCTGGCCGCCGAGATCCACGCCCTGATTGAGACGCTTCTGAACCCCCACCATGCCAATCGAGTCGGTATCGAACACGCCTGTAGCATGGGGGTAATTACCGAGCTTGGGTGGATCGCCGGTGACAAACAGGATGTTGCGGATGTCACAGGCGGCACAGGCGAGGAGGTCCGCCTGCATGCCGATGAGGTTCCGGTCCCGGCAGCAGAAATGGAGGATGACTTCGATCATCGCCTCCCGCTGGATGCGATCCGCTGTGATCAGGGGCGAAATCCGCGAGCTGGCGCGGGGGCCATCAGGAATGTTGACGGCATCCACTCCGTGCCGGTGGAGCATTTTGCTTTTCTCGATGATGTCACGGAGGTCGTATCCGCGGGGAGGAACCAGTTCGACCGAGGTCACCCATTGTTTGTGCACCAGCCGCCAGGCAAATCGCGAGCGCTCCGCCAGAGGCACCGGCGTTTTGAGCTCCACGGTCTCTGCCGGGGTGACAAAAACAGGTTTTATTCGGGCACGGACAAGAGGTTTGACCGCATCGCAGATCGCACGGATGTGGTCTGGCGTTGTGCCGCAGCACCCGCCGACCCCCGCCGCCCCCAGGTTGACGAATCGCTTGGCGTACTCGGCCAGATACTCGGGCGAACAGAGGTAAATGCGGCGATGTTCAACTTCCTTTGGGATGCCGGCATTCGGCTGCACGACGAGCGGTTTGCGAAGAATGCGGACTGCCTGCTCCACAGCCCCAAGCAGACCGTGGGGCCCGCTGCCGCAGTTAAGGCCCCAGGCAAGCGGTTCCGGACACCCTTCGGGGAGCGGGGCAAATAATCGCTGGACCGTCTCACCGGAAGCGGTTTCGCCGTCCTCGTAAACGGCCGCTGAAAGGATGAACGGCACCCCCGGCCGTTCCCGCATCGCCGCCGCACAGAGTTCCAGGGCCTGACGACTGGGCTGGGTTTCAAAAATGATGAAGTCCACGCCGCCCTCCAGGAGGGCATCGACCTGCTCCCAGATCATTTGCCACAGAGCTTCTTCGTTTTGGGGCAGCGTGGGAAGCGGCCCAATGGAACCGGCAACGTAGACCGGTCGATCTGCGGCATCCGCCACTTGCCGGGCAATTTGGGCCCCTGCCTGATTGATCGCCCGCACCTGCTCAGCCAGGCCGTACTTGGCGAGGGTCTCCCGATTCGCACCGAAGGTGTTGGTGGTCAGGACTTCGGCGCCCGCGTCGCAGTACGACTGATGGATTTTGCGGATGAGCTTGGGATCGGACAGATTGAGTTCATCAAAACACCGATTAGTGAACACGTGATGGCGATAGATCTCCGTGCCCATGGCTCCGTCGAACACCACGACGCCCTGGGCGAGGTATTCGGCAAAGGGTTGTTTATCCGCCATGAAGATTCACCTTTCTCCCGCATTCAAGCCATGGAGAAGCCCGGGTATCGCTTTTGCAAGCCGATTGTAACCGCCCGCGACGTCCATCGGGGACTGTCACCCAAGAGGTGGCAGCGCCACCCGCCGCGAAATCTTCATTGTAGCTTAAGAACTGATCGCCCGAGAATCCGCAGTCGCCGTAAGCCATTACCATTTTTGCTAAGACCTATGACATACCACGATCGCGAAGTGTTGTTGGGCGATTCATGAATCGCCCGTGCAACTTGATCACGGTCACAGACCATCTCGGTAGGGGCCATTCATGAATGGCCCCCACCAATCCTTGTGATCTCGTATGTGCAAGGGGGTTCGCGCTCGGAAAGTGCCTGGGCCGGACGGACGTACTTATCACGTCCGCATTTCAACGTTAGACCATGCATTGCGTTTGGGCGGGCATCGAGGGGTGTTTCGGAGGGGCACGCTTGTCGTGCCCGATGAAGGGGAATGGGTCATTGACTGCTGTTGATCGGACCTGACAAGCAGGTCCCTCCGACGTTGTAGGGGCAATTCATGAATTGTCCCTACCTGGCTGCGGTTGCATCTGTTGTAGCGGGTGAACGTCACATAATGGTGCGACAACCGGCTGTGCCAAGCCACATTTCTTCAGCCCCATTCTTTATCCTACCGGTTGCCAGGGGGAAGTTTTTTCGGCAGAATGGGGGCGGCATACAGGCGACAGGACGCAGTGTCGGTTCACAGCGTAGGTTTACCTGAAGAAAGGACGGCACAATGAAACGCGTTTTCTGGCTCGGCACAGCGGTCGGACTTGCGGTAGGGCTTTGGCTGACGGGTGCAGCCGTGTGGGGCCAGCAGCCGGATTTGATTCACCAACCCTATCTGCTGGATACTGGCCTGGTTTCGCGATCAATTTCGTTCGAGAACCCCACAGGGGCACCGGGAGAAGGGGGCAAGGCTGCCAGCAACCTTGGCGTGGGTCGGAAAGGGTCGCCGATGCGCCCCATCAAGCCCGGGGAAACCCTTCAGCTCTGCGATATCGAAGGGCCCGGCACCATCCGCCATATCTGGCTGACCACCGAATCGAATCCGGAGAACCTGCGGAGCCTGGTCATCCGCGCGTACTGGGAAGGTCAGGAACACCCCAGTATCGAATGTCCGCTGGGCGACTTTTTCGGCTTTGCCCACGGCAAGGTGATGCCGTACTTCTCGGCCGTCCACTCGGTGGGGCCGCGCGCCGGAATGAACATCTGGCTGCCGATGCCCTTCACCAAACGTGCGCGAATTACCCTTACCAATGAAACGAAGGGCAACCGGACACCCCCGATCTTTTATCAGATCGACTACACCCTGGGAGATAAACACCCCGAGGATGTCGGCCGACTGCACGTCCTTTTCCGGCGTGAAAATCCCACCAGGCAAAAACAGGATTTCGAGATTTTGCCCTTGCGGAAAAACAAAGGTCGGTATATCGGTGTCGTCATTGGGGTACGCAATCTTCACCCAGGCCAGTGGTGGGGTGAAGGCGAAATTAAAGTGTACATGGATGGTGACACCGAGTTTCCCACAATTTGCGGCACGGGCAGCGAGGACTATGTAGGACTTTCCTGGGGCATGCAGCAGGTGCCGTTTTTCTATCAGGGGTGTTCGCTTGACCAAAACAATTTTGTTTCCATGTACCGTTGGCATTTGCCCGACCCCATCGCGTGGCAGAAGGAGTGCCGCATCACCATCCAGCAGATCGGATGGAAGAACGGACTGGTGGAAACGGAAGATGACTGGTGCTGCGCAACTTTCTGGTACGAACCCACGCCAAGTGCCCCGTTGCCGCCGCTGCCCGATGTTGATGCCCGCATCGCCGACATCTGGAAGGATTGAGACCCCTTAAAAACACCGAGTTCTCTCCTTGTGAGCGCGGACATTCCGCGGACGCGGTGACGTGCGCCAGCCGATTGAGGAGGGAAAAATCATGGAGGAACCGCGTGAGGTTGCCATTCGACGTGTGCTGTGGTGGAAAGTTTTTCCGTGGTTGCGCCTGGTCCGCGCGGCAGTTGTGGCGTGCACCCCGCGGGTGTTGGTGATTGCCATCGCGGGCTTGCTGCTGGTGGAAGCCGGACGCCAGGTCCTGGAATACGCTTTTCCCAACCGCGAGCCTTTGCCTGCCCTTCCTCGCGGGGTGCCCCTGAGCTTGGGAGGAGGCGATCTCAGCCTGGCCCAGCCCGTCCAGCCTCGGTTTGAGGCTCCCAAGCCGTCCTCATCTCGGGCACGGGAAAGTTCATCGTTGCTGGCGGAGCTTGCTCGGCAACCGCGGCTGGTGCCCGTTTTCGGCGTTTGGGCGGACCTTGCCAGTTGTTACACATATTTTCTTCAAATCACCTATGTTCCCGATCGGCCGGAGATGCCCCGTGCCATTCCCCAAGAAAGGTCCTGGGTGGACTGGATCAAACGGCTTTTCCACCTCATTTGGGTCTTCGCAGTGTGGGCGTTGTGCGGAGGTGCCATCCTGCGTTTCGCCGCACTGGCTTCTTTACGGGGAGAGGGGCACAGTCGCGGAAGATGGTTTCGCTTTGCTCTCGCACGCTGGCCCGCGGGGATGGCATGTGTTCTCGGCGGTTGGGTGGCCATTTACGGTTTCGGCTGGATTTCGGCCGTGGTATGTCTGGGGGCGAACTGGTTCGGGACGCATGTTCTGCCCCTTGGCTGGGCCTGGGTTATCACGGTGATTCCGGCCGCGATCCTCACGCTGGTCGTCGTTCTCGTCGTCCTTGGCTGGCCGTTGATGCTGGCGGCCATTATGATCGACAACCAGGACGGCTACGGAGCAGTGGGGGCTGCGGGCTCCTATTTATTCCGGCGGCCGTTCCACTTTCTCTTCTATGCCGGGGTGGCTGCCGTTATTGGTGCGGCGGTGGCCGTGGTGGTGGCGATCCTTGTGGAATGGTGTATTGGACTGACGCTCTGGTCGGCGGAACTCGTTCTACCGAGGGTCTCCTTTGGAGAGATTCTCGCCAACTCGAGTCTGGCTCAGTGGCACAACGTGTTCCGCCACCTGACCTCGGCTTATCTGTATGGGCATTTTTGGACGTCCACGGCCGTGGCCTATGTCCTGCTGCGGCATGCTGTGGATGAAACGGAGTTCGACGAACTGTACGACGAGTAGTCCGTGAGAAACGGCCTGGCGCGGGAAAAACGTCCGCGGATCCTGTGTATTGGGTGGACCCTTGCAAAAGGAACGTATGATTTGGATCGTCTTTGTGTGCGAGTTTGACAAATCAAACTTCGCGGGCAAAAAACGAAGAATGCACCATCCCAGTCATTTGAAAAGAAAGGATCAGGCACTAGGTGAGTGGCATAATGAGGACGCAAGATAAAGTCAGCCTGGATTTTCGCTCGACGGTGCGACCGGACGACAGGCTTGCCGTGCGGCGGCTGGTGGAGTCTACTGGGTTTTTCCGTCCGGACGAGGTCGATGTTGCTGAGGAGTTGGTCACAGAGCGGTTGCTGAAAGGACCTGCCAGCGGGTATGAGTTTCTCTTTGCAGATCAGGAAGGGCAGCTCCGGGGATATGTGTGTTTCGGTCCTATCCCGTGCACCGTTTCCAGTTGGGATCTTTACTGGATCGTGGTGGATCCGGCTTATCAGCGGCAGGGGTTGGGACGGCAGCTCCTTCGGGAGGCAGAAAAGGCCATTCGAGCTGCCGGGGGGACCCGGGTTTATGTGGATACCTCCGGCCGGGAGCAGTATCAACCGACCAGACAGTTTTATGAAAAAAACGGCTACCGGGTGGCAGCCGTCCTCGAGGATTTTTATGCGCCGGGTGACGCAAAAGTTATTTACGTCAAAGTGCTCACGGGTACTGGTAACTCCGGGAAGTTATGATGCTTTTCCTCCGGGTGTGCCCAGCCGTGGGCGGTGCCCCGTCGTCACTCCGGAATGTCAAAGCTGAATTCGTTGGGTCCGCCTTCTTTTATTGGAGTGCAGAACAGCCGTTTGGTGGGCGAGGCGATTGCCCGGGATGTGGGCGCGTATAATAGCGCCCCGCCCTCGTTGTGCTTGCAGCAAGTGGGGCCAAATCGGCAATTTACCGGGAATATTCAGGGGCCAGATTGGCTCATTGGCTGGCGTTGGGCGGATGGAAGAAACCCGTACACGTTCTTCTATCCCATGCTGCCGCCGAACGGTCCGAGCTGTGGGAACGACGGGGAGAACTGGTGCATCGTGACCGCGAGCAGCCGTCACCCGGGCGGTGTCAATGTGCTGTTCCTGGATGGCGCGGTGCGGTTTATCAGTGAGACGATCGACGCGGGTGATCCGACGCGGACTGCCACGGCCCCGCCGCCGGGCTTCCCGCCCCTTGTGAATCCCAGCCGACCGCAGGACTACACAGGACCCTCGCTGTACGGTGTCTGGGGTGCCCTGGGAAGTGCCTACGGAAAAGAATCCGTGCAAGTTCCGTAATCGGAAGACGTGTAGAAGCTGGGTTTGAAGCGGAACGACTCTCCCCGGGGTTGGCATCGGATGATGCCAACCTTTTTTATTACGCGCCGGGAGGGGGGAGGCTCCGCA
This is a stretch of genomic DNA from Thermogutta terrifontis. It encodes these proteins:
- a CDS encoding bifunctional homocysteine S-methyltransferase/methylenetetrahydrofolate reductase codes for the protein MADKQPFAEYLAQGVVVFDGAMGTEIYRHHVFTNRCFDELNLSDPKLIRKIHQSYCDAGAEVLTTNTFGANRETLAKYGLAEQVRAINQAGAQIARQVADAADRPVYVAGSIGPLPTLPQNEEALWQMIWEQVDALLEGGVDFIIFETQPSRQALELCAAAMRERPGVPFILSAAVYEDGETASGETVQRLFAPLPEGCPEPLAWGLNCGSGPHGLLGAVEQAVRILRKPLVVQPNAGIPKEVEHRRIYLCSPEYLAEYAKRFVNLGAAGVGGCCGTTPDHIRAICDAVKPLVRARIKPVFVTPAETVELKTPVPLAERSRFAWRLVHKQWVTSVELVPPRGYDLRDIIEKSKMLHRHGVDAVNIPDGPRASSRISPLITADRIQREAMIEVILHFCCRDRNLIGMQADLLACAACDIRNILFVTGDPPKLGNYPHATGVFDTDSIGMVGVQKRLNQGVDLGGQPIDPPTAAVIGVGLDPTAIDQNRELDRFRRKVEAGAEFAITQPVFDPDALLRFLDKVQHYGIPIIAGIWPLASLRNATFLKNEVPGVVIPDWVMEKMASVTSREDQLKMGIEIARQAIERIRDRVAGVQVSAPFGKIQVALEVIGA
- a CDS encoding glycosyltransferase family 4 protein; this translates as MPPSVTRPTILEVRTVTGAGGGPEKTILLGARWLKARGWPVQIVYLHPPADPAFEVIRNRGRELDVSLIDLEDRGPLDFRTVTRLFRLVRKLGNVIWHGHDYKADALGWLLHHGHRMKLVSTVHGWGVYAPRVHFYHFIHKLCLRGFDRVVCVSPSLREECIRAGIPPSICEVLPNGVDCEEFAPPSSREDAKRRLGLSVACPVVGYVGRLSAEKDLGTLLRGLARLIENGLSVRALIVGDGPARDELHNTIRDLSLEQHVTLVGHTPDPRPYYAAMDVFILSSLREGLPNVLLEAMAMAVPVVTTPVGGIPQLIRDGETGTLIPPGDDRALAEAVKQLVTDRSRAVALGENARQHVKTHYGFDRRMERLEQILEGLFNRPAFPVRPGV
- a CDS encoding sugar porter family MFS transporter, coding for MKINGYLVLCVAIASLGGLLFGFDTAVISGTEKALQNLFHLSGFWHGFTVASALIGTVIGSLVAGYPADRWGRRETLILIAVLYFVSAVGSALAWDWYSLVFFRFIGGLGVGGSSVVAPMYIAEISPPKWRGRLVAVVQFNIVFGILLAFFSNYCIALLNLGDVEWRWMLGVEAFPAGLFWLLLYFTPQSPRWSVARGRCEQARAVFERLGASREEAEELVREVQASLHDTSLDEPLFCRRYLRPVLLAIAIAAFNQLSGINAVLYYAPRIFEMAGAEKDAAFLQAVVVGGTNLIFTLLAMSVIDYFGRKFLMLVGSIGYIVSLATTAAAFYVYGTHFDRLGNIIVLASLVVFIASHAFGQGAVIWVFISEIFPNTVRAKGQALGSFTHWFMCALISWTFPVIAAASGGHAFAFYAAMMVLQLLWVIFVMPETKGIPLEEIERRLLGTDSASAAAGSTRSCS
- a CDS encoding GH32 C-terminal domain-containing protein — protein: MNPIAVIVLLAGGWVVAGISAASENGERPVRPDILVDDFERDSYAPWVAEGEAFGPGPAPGTLPRQMEVTGYHGRRLVNSYYGGDSTVGMLTSPPFTIERRYLAFLIGGGGYPEETYMELLVDGKSVRRATGPNTAPGGSEELDWAVWDVHEFEGRTAVLRIVDRRTGGWGHINVDYIFQTDRNPLEQLKPLETTVQSRYLLLPVAGEGPRTHCRILLGDRVLRYFDIQIAADDSDVRFWAAIDLRDYRGQTVRWEIRPRSARVLVEKRLRQSDAPVWPENLYREAYRPQFHFSPRVGWTNDPNGLVYYDGEYHLFFQHNPFGIQWGNMTWGHAVSRDLVHWEEIGDAILPDERGTIFSGSAVVDLDNTSGLGRPDQPPLCAFYTAAGGHSYQPCPFTQCIAYSLDHGRTWSKYPGNPVVDFIADENRDPKVFWHEASRCWIMVLYVRRDAFSIFSSPNLKEWTLESEAAFPTAHECPELFPLAVEGEPNEVHWILWTASGNHLIGRFDGRRFTAESDVLRSEWGKNCYAGQTWNNAPGGRRVFIGWMNSDGSAYPGMPFNQQMTVPRELTLRRTPQGLRLFARPIQELESLRAKSARFQGVALGNDSPSQSWPVGDLLDIRLAVQNRSAEQIILEVKGVRLSWSPVRGELECLDRRITDLPRDRPLHLRLLVDRTSLEIFALDGSYVMSFCWPFGPKPGQFTITARGGDAVIESLEIHELRSIWENITRQGEQEKPGG